Below is a window of Humulus lupulus chromosome 2, drHumLupu1.1, whole genome shotgun sequence DNA.
tactcatcaacaatttatatttggggtctcttacctacaatacaaaacattatctgatgagctaaggctcagtaagtagaataactacctcatatgcattaaaataaacatgcaacatgctatgtattttctttctttcactttcctttcttttgggccctagaggatgctgctgccggcattacatagggaatcacattcccacctgaacataacatgataatagggaatttctccctcataaacattcattatatagggacgtacatctccctccttacttatttgggacttaggtctcccaagcagcacctctactttaacgctttcagtaacttgtctgtgaacattaagcatgcttatgcataataattataacattcttgaaaataacttatgcataagaacatggcaggataacatataaagcatataaatgcacataagacacataaaagacttgtattgtagatgaggattctacttaccttgcgtcttgataaaacaatcgaaattgttagcttcctgataaaaacacaaactattaaattacataaaatctacattatgaaatgttagcttaatattgttattatcccatttttcctgTTTTAGtgcttattttatgtccaggcgtatggtcatactatagtTGTCCATGACAAGGTCTtgatctaaaagtcgtggtcatggtcatactgaaaagtccaggtcataatacttgtccataataatagggaataaggtcataagagtccataataatagtccaaggtatgaccatagcctatataagtttactaTTATGAGGatacattaaaaaaatagttcatatttcaattttggcatttgtaaaatatgacgacatggtaaaataatccatatataaattttagcattttaatggcatagtaaagtaatctatataaattttggcattataatggcatggtaacataatccatatataaatttggcattatagtaaaataatctatatataaatttttggtattataacggcatagtaaaataatctacatataacttttggcattataacgtcatagtaaaataatctatatataaattttggcattataacggcatagtaaaataatctatatataaattataacggcatagtaaattaatctatatataaatttttgcattataacggcatagtaaaataatctatatataaattttggcattataacggcatagtaaattaatctatatataaatttttgcattataacggcatagtaaaataatctatacatatataataactaaataactgaaaagaaaggctcgggaagagcttacctaaaaggttttcgtaggctagcgttatggacagaacttcgcctagatctccgaggtttagaactttagaaggatgttaagaatatttttgggtagagtaagagaaatgaaatgaggtttttgtgatttcaagatgagttttggaagggctatttataggaaaaacttgggatactattctaataaaatattaaaaataataagcatagtggaataataacatattcaaaatatcaagcatagtaatttgcttaagtcatcaatgtgtcactactgcatcaacatgtggaacccatggggtggaccccgctgtgggacccatgtggaccctactgtgggacccttgtggaccccactgtgggacccactatgaatagtacccggtgaatagtaaaaaaatgaaaatttcccaatcttcttatattacttagtctagcatttttgactcacaaacttttctgaaaaagtttctctaacacccataaattaattattcccacctATTGGTTACTTcgacaacttagaattgttaaaatcccataatagaaaacaactacacccccaacggtcatgaacactattcaccaacggtcataaacggctagtttttgccctataaatatttgttccttcaaccatttatttgcacaacttcttcatctcttaaccttctagataaaattcatcatcaaaacatgaatttctctttatttttcataactttagtgattgtttgcttgtatttagcatcattctatgggtattatactaatgaaatgcccatgaatgttatagttgcatattcattagttattcttccactttacttaatagctctaacattcggttagcattgtaatgcactcaaaaatgaataaaaaaaatcttctcttatctttcataattgttataatttgtaaaaagaaaatgggaGTTACAGCTTCGTCTAGACCCACTTGTTCTAAGGTATCTAGTGTAACTTGAGGTTTTTCTTGGTTTTCCTCTAGATTGATTCTTTTTAGGCACGCTGGTAGGTCCTACTGTAATTGCTATTTTTCAGGGGAGTTGTCATGGGAAGTAGTGCCAGagctatttatttcttttaaggtAAGGAAGCACTTTTTGGCCTGCTTCTGGCAGCCTTTGATGTCAACCGTGTAGCGCCCGTTGAGTGATTGACACCGCATCACCTGATGTAGAGTTGAGACTACCCCCTGCATCCGGTGGATCCAATTTCTCcccatgatggcgttgtagctTGTGGTGGAGTCTATAATGAGAAAGTCTACTGGCAGGGCGCGTTTTGCAGCCACCACAGTTAATCGAACGACGCCCTTTGGATAGACTCTTTGGCTGTTGAATCCCAAAATGGGCATGGTGGAGGGCCGGATCTGATTCTCTTCTAGCCCCatcttctggaaggcttcccagaagaggatGTCGACCCCACTGCCCCCGTCGATCAGAACTCTGCCCAGCTGACAATGGTCTACTTGTAGGgaaatgacgagtggatcatcaTGGGGTAGGTGGACGCCCTTCAGGTCATCATCGGTGAAGGTGATTGCAGAGGCTGGGTAGCTTCTGTCTTCTGAAGTGACAAGATTGACCACGTGGCCTAATGATTTGTATCGCTTCACTCGTTCTTCCATCCTTTTATGGATTTTAGTTACATGCTCTTGATTATCAGTGGGTTCTACGATCCCGTGGATCATAGGGACTTGCTTAAGAGGCTCATGGGTGCTGTCAGAGGCTATGTGCACGGGGTCTGACGCCTGTGGAGCGGGGGCAGAAGCGGGGTTCTACCGCGAGGGGCCTGGTCTGCCCGTCTCCTTGATGTATTGAGTAAGCCTCCCACTCCTCATGAGGGCTTGGATCTGATTGTTCAAATTATGTCATTCATCGATCGTATGACCGTGATCTTTGTGGAAGAGACAATATCTGTTTTTATCCCTTCTGTCAGATGGAGTGGTAATTTTGTAGGGCTCTCGCCAGATAGGTctgtctttattttctttataaatgACTTCTTGCGAGACGGTGTATTCGAAGGCTGGGTATCGTGATGGCTGTCGATCCTGTCTTGGCCTTTTTCCGTCCTTCGTATGATCTGTTTGGTTCCGCTTCCTCTTGTCATCCCTGGCAGGTGGTGGAGGATTATTTGTTGGCGGAGCAGAGATGAGTGCAGACTTCTTCTGTGCACGCTCTCGAAATTATAATACCCTGAAAACGCCCTCGGCTCGGGTCTGCACGTCCGTCATGTCGTATGGTGGTGTCATGGTGAGATTCTCATGTAAGAGAGATCCCACCTGCAGgcttttgacgaagagattgCTGCGATGAGTGGGTCGACGTCGTGGATTTGATGCACGAGGTCAATGAAACGCTGTAAGTATGCTTTCGGATGTTCATTCTCCCCCTGTTCAATCTGATAGAGATCGGCCATTATTCTGGGCGCCTCTCGGTTCGCGTTGTACTGCTATAAGAAGGTCCGTCGGAGATCACTAAAACTGTTGAGTGACCCGGGCTTTAATTGTCGGAACCATAACAGAGCTGGCCCGGAGAAAGTCGTTGAAAAGACTTTTCATTGTATGGCTTCGTTATTAGCTTCTAATGCCATCTTCTGTTGAAATTGAAATAGGTGGTTTAGTGGGTCTCCCTTTCCATTGAACGCAGGCAGGGAAGGGATGACGAAGTCTCGAAGCTTTGGCTCATTCTGAATCCATTCTGAGAAAGGCGATTTCTCAGTGGTTCTTGATACTAGATCCAAATGTTCGATGGCGTAGGCGGATAGCCCATCTgagaacttctgcatcatttCCCTCATCATGTCTTCTTTCCAGCTGTCCAAGAACCGGATCGAGGGAACATGACCTTCAGAGGGAGAATCGTGTGCGACTTAAGGTGTGGTGCGTTGAGGCCGGACTTCGGCTGCTGGCTGAGCGGGTCCGGTGGGTTCTGCTCCCGTACGCCCATGCGTGTCAGAGGTTGGGGCTTGTCGCTCTTCGACCCTGGAGGATGGCGGGATGCCTTGGGATCTTCCGTTACCTAGGTTCATGTTTTGATGTGTGGAATTAACGCGGTCGATTAGAACGTCAGATCTGCTAGAATCAAGATTGTCGTGGGTTTGGGTGTTGCGAGTCGTGTCAGCGGACCTGCGCAGCTCAGCGATCTCGGCTTCGAGCCTAACTTGGGCTTCGGTTAAAGTCTTGATTGCTTCGTCGGACCGCTGCTGGCTCGCCTCCAACAGGCGACACATCCTTTCAATCTGGTCGCTCATGTCCGCCGGAGGGACACTTTATGCGACTGGGCCCGAAACTCTGTTGCCTTTTGGTGGCATGATTCCTGGGTTTGTAATGGATCTTGATTTCTTGGTTCGACGACGTGGCTAAGGCCGAAAATGTGTCTCGTTTCCCACAGACAACGCCAATTGTTggggcaacaatttgtctttctatatctggaAGTAAAAACCCAACGATGAATGATAACTTGCTTCTATTCCGGTGATGAAGTTTGCCTTTGACTTGTTGGGATTActtgcaagaaagacactccgatgcttaagtcagtacAAAGTTCGATCCATTTCTCTTCCAAGAATGTCATATTTATAGGACGAAATATGCAAagcagttagttggttcaagCGAACCCTGGAATGGGGGGAAAGAaaaataactgaatttccctccaaaaataccgACTATAAAATGTCTCGCTCAGGGGTCAGAGGCGCAGATTGCCTCTGACCCACAGCTTCTGCCTTCGAAACCTCTTTTTGCCAAAACGCTTcgttttgaatatttgataaatgaggaAAGGGTTTTTGGGCCaaacattttgggcccaacagtaTGATTAGTGTAATCCAATATTAAGTTTCACATATTTTAGTTTAGTAAGTATTATGAAGtattgttaattaattataaCATGCTACCTCATATAGTGTTTAACctcttaaaatattaaatatcaaCTCACaattattaagtaaatattattttcctATGTATAGTAATCATAAGAGTTATTCTTGTTTACACAAAAGAGAGAGAGGATTATCAAGGATTAATAATTTCAAGAAAAACTTCTAAATTTTAGGTAGAGTAAATGGTATATGGACAGTTTCGACATCTTGAATCTGTGTATAACCGATGCTTTTGGATCATGTCGGATATTGGCTTTATTATGGGGTTTTGTTTTACTTGCTTGAGCAATCACTGCCAAAAAAAAAACCACACATATATACCCAAATTATTTGTCATTCTATACTTTGAACCCTTGCTTAAATTTTACTATAACTTACTAATTACCATAATCTTACACTCATACAAGAACTAGTTCATTTTATCTAAATCTAATTTGAATCTCGAAACTATGTATTTACTTTAAGAGGTCATCCATTGGCTCTCATTGTACATATCTCTATCTAGTTAGCAAGATTTTAGATTGGCAAGTTATGAAGATACGCGACTGAGTCATATTCATATCTTACTTAATTTAATTATAACAAGATTATTAATTGTTCATTAATTTGTGACGTCACTTTCTTAAATCAATTTAGCTGAACTTAAATTGAATTAATAAACAGAATTGTCGGCAACCATATTGTctaatagtattttttttccttCCATTAAGATCCTTTTAATAAATGGCTTTAAGCTATAATACACAA
It encodes the following:
- the LOC133815317 gene encoding uncharacterized protein LOC133815317 yields the protein MEERVKRYKSLGHVVNLVTSEDRSYPASAITFTDDDLKGVHLPHDDPLVISLQVDHCQLGRVLIDGGSGVDILFWEAFQKMGLEENQIRPSTMPILGFNSQRVYPKGVVRLTVVAAKRALPVDFLIIDSTTSYNAIMGRNWIHRMQGVVSTLHQVMRCQSLNGRYTVDIKGCQKQAKKCFLTLKEINSSGTTSHDNSPEK